A region from the Halomarina litorea genome encodes:
- the glpB gene encoding glycerol-3-phosphate dehydrogenase subunit GlpB, translating into MAIEDDVLVVGGGLAGATAALAAAREGARVRLVSHKESTLRQATGLVDALGAVDGSLVADPFGAVRDLPEGHPYRTLGVDALRAGLGLFDEVVEGYLGAHTDANALVPTHGGSVKPTARYPESVAPGLASAPDDTVLVGFETLTDFDAPRAAAHLDRAGVPFDVRGVTLPFPADLRADATVTRYADVLDEGVEGESDALSALVESVKPHLGGAERVGFPAILGHDEGPAVRRDLSDALDAAVFEVPMGPPSLPGMRLADQLYRALDEAGVRIETGTPVVDATSEDGRIETVTVEHVHTAVPYAAAQYVLATGGLVGKGIGSGRGAVRERVFDCHVPHPEDRYDWSAAAAYGDHAFARFGVVVDDEARPLDATGAVEYANLRAAGGVVGGADIAAEKSGSGVSLATGYTAGRLAGEEAT; encoded by the coding sequence GTGGCCATCGAGGACGACGTCCTCGTCGTCGGGGGCGGACTCGCGGGCGCGACGGCCGCTCTCGCCGCCGCGCGCGAGGGCGCGCGGGTGCGACTCGTCTCCCACAAGGAGAGCACGCTCCGGCAGGCGACCGGACTCGTCGACGCCCTCGGCGCCGTCGATGGGAGCCTCGTCGCCGACCCGTTCGGCGCCGTGAGAGACCTCCCCGAGGGACACCCGTATCGGACGCTCGGTGTGGACGCCCTCCGGGCGGGCCTCGGCCTGTTCGACGAGGTGGTCGAGGGCTATCTCGGGGCACACACCGACGCGAACGCTCTCGTGCCCACCCACGGCGGGTCGGTCAAACCCACCGCCCGGTACCCCGAGTCGGTCGCGCCGGGACTGGCGAGCGCTCCCGACGACACCGTGCTCGTGGGCTTCGAGACGCTCACGGACTTCGACGCGCCGCGGGCGGCGGCCCACCTCGACCGGGCGGGCGTCCCGTTCGACGTCCGAGGCGTCACGCTCCCGTTCCCCGCCGACCTGCGGGCGGACGCGACGGTGACGCGCTACGCGGACGTACTGGACGAGGGCGTCGAGGGCGAGTCGGACGCGCTGTCGGCGCTCGTCGAGTCGGTGAAACCCCACCTCGGCGGGGCCGAACGGGTCGGCTTCCCCGCGATACTGGGGCACGACGAGGGGCCGGCGGTTCGGCGTGACCTCTCGGACGCCCTTGACGCAGCCGTCTTCGAGGTGCCGATGGGGCCGCCCTCCCTGCCGGGGATGCGACTGGCCGACCAGTTGTACCGCGCCCTCGACGAGGCGGGCGTGCGCATCGAGACGGGCACCCCCGTCGTGGACGCGACGAGCGAGGACGGGCGCATCGAGACGGTGACGGTCGAACACGTCCACACGGCAGTGCCCTACGCCGCCGCCCAGTACGTCCTCGCGACGGGCGGACTGGTCGGGAAGGGCATCGGGTCGGGCCGTGGGGCGGTCCGCGAACGGGTGTTCGACTGTCACGTCCCGCACCCGGAGGACCGCTACGACTGGTCGGCGGCGGCGGCCTACGGCGACCACGCGTTCGCCCGGTTCGGCGTCGTCGTGGACGACGAGGCCCGACCGCTGGACGCGACGGGCGCGGTGGAGTACGCGAACCTGCGGGCCGCGGGCGGCGTCGTTGGCGGAGCCGACATCGCCGCCGAGAAGTCCGGCAGCGGCGTCTCGCTGGCGACGGGATACACCGCCGGCCGACTGGCCGGCGAGGAGGCGACATGA
- the glpA gene encoding anaerobic glycerol-3-phosphate dehydrogenase subunit GlpA codes for MNAPAHVVVVGGGSTGTGIARDLAMRGLDVTLVEKGNLTHGTTGRMHGLLHSGGRYAVSDRKSARECIEENYVLRDVASHCVEETGGLFVKRPEDTDEYFEEKLAGCRACDIPAEVLSGEEARDLEPHLAPDVDRAIHVPDAAIDPFRLCVANAVDAERHGARIETHAEVTDVRIEAGEVVGVTVRHESGPGSRTHGKAGETERIDADHVVNATGAWAGRLGDLAGVDIEVRPSKGVMTVMNTRQVDTVVNRCRPKGDADIIVPHETACILGTTDEEVTDPEDYPEEGWEVDLMIDELSKLVPILEDARTIRSFWGVRPLYEPPEVGSADPTDITRDFFLLDHDGRDDLPGMTSIVGGKLTTYRMMAERIADHVCERFGVRADCRTADEPLPGSEDHEVLDDAMRRFGLRSPVARRSSQRLGSRTEAVLSSCDPNPVLCSCEAVSRAEVRDAAAQSGTDLNAVRLRTRASMGNCQGAFCCHRMASELYPAHDEPTVDDALSELVEERWKGERHALWGEQLSQAALKYTLQATTMNRDADPVGTDVAWGDFDAGERPATDGGR; via the coding sequence GTGAACGCACCAGCCCACGTGGTCGTCGTCGGCGGGGGGTCGACGGGGACGGGCATCGCGCGCGACCTGGCGATGCGCGGTCTCGACGTGACGCTCGTGGAGAAGGGCAACCTCACCCACGGGACGACCGGCCGGATGCACGGCCTCCTCCACTCCGGGGGGCGGTACGCCGTCTCCGACCGCAAGTCCGCCCGCGAGTGCATCGAGGAGAACTACGTCCTTCGCGACGTCGCGAGCCACTGCGTCGAGGAGACCGGCGGCCTGTTCGTCAAACGCCCCGAGGACACCGACGAGTACTTCGAGGAGAAACTCGCGGGCTGTCGCGCCTGCGACATCCCCGCCGAGGTGCTCTCCGGCGAGGAGGCCCGCGACCTCGAACCGCACCTCGCGCCGGACGTGGACCGGGCCATCCACGTCCCCGACGCCGCCATCGACCCGTTCCGCCTCTGCGTGGCCAACGCCGTCGACGCCGAACGCCACGGGGCGCGCATCGAGACGCACGCCGAGGTGACCGACGTGCGCATCGAGGCGGGCGAAGTCGTCGGGGTGACGGTTCGCCACGAGTCCGGGCCGGGGTCGCGGACCCACGGGAAGGCGGGGGAAACCGAGCGAATCGACGCCGACCACGTCGTCAACGCGACGGGCGCGTGGGCCGGGCGACTCGGTGACCTCGCGGGCGTGGACATCGAGGTGCGCCCCTCGAAGGGCGTGATGACCGTGATGAACACCCGGCAGGTCGACACCGTCGTCAACCGCTGTCGGCCGAAGGGGGACGCCGACATCATCGTTCCCCACGAGACGGCCTGCATCCTCGGCACGACCGACGAGGAGGTCACGGACCCCGAGGACTACCCCGAGGAGGGGTGGGAGGTGGACCTGATGATCGACGAACTGTCGAAACTCGTCCCCATACTCGAAGACGCGCGGACCATCCGGTCGTTCTGGGGCGTCCGCCCCCTGTACGAACCCCCCGAGGTGGGCAGCGCGGACCCGACGGACATCACGCGGGACTTCTTCCTCCTCGACCACGACGGCCGCGACGACCTGCCCGGCATGACGAGCATCGTCGGCGGGAAACTCACCACCTACCGGATGATGGCCGAACGCATCGCGGACCACGTCTGCGAGCGCTTCGGCGTGCGCGCCGACTGCCGGACCGCCGACGAACCCCTCCCCGGGAGCGAGGACCACGAGGTCTTAGACGACGCGATGCGCCGCTTCGGCCTGCGCTCGCCCGTCGCCCGGCGGTCCTCCCAGCGTCTCGGGTCGCGCACTGAGGCCGTCCTCTCGTCGTGCGACCCGAACCCCGTCCTCTGTTCGTGCGAGGCCGTCTCGCGCGCCGAGGTGCGCGACGCCGCCGCCCAGTCGGGGACCGACCTCAACGCCGTCCGCCTCCGCACGCGGGCGTCGATGGGCAACTGTCAGGGCGCGTTCTGCTGTCACCGGATGGCGAGCGAACTGTACCCCGCACACGACGAACCGACGGTGGACGACGCGCTCTCGGAACTCGTCGAGGAGCGCTGGAAGGGCGAGCGCCACGCCCTGTGGGGCGAACAGCTCTCGCAGGCGGCACTCAAGTACACCCTGCAGGCGACGACGATGAACCGGGACGCGGACCCCGTCGGGACCGACGTGGCGTGGGGGGACTTCGACGCCGGGGAGCGACCGGCCACCGACGGGGGGCGGTAG
- a CDS encoding DUF7289 family protein, producing the protein MSSPSASGRSIGAARGEASVIGVVLLLGLTLLGTTAVVALGSVALEDTQQRSELQRGEHAMAQFDSRAAQVALGDSTTQTVSFAGGRGEYSTDPTAGRITITHANYDGGVDNGSTDEDEELYSGTLGTVTYRNGDTVIAYQGGGVWRKAGAEGTQMVSPPEFHYRGGTLTLPVIQVTEGGGGAGQVRAVVEKSAPVSVQYPNGTATYDDGTQTYGNPLSEGYVVVTIESEFYDGWAEYFRDRTDGNVTEHPADEKVTLELTTKGSTGKFSMPSDQSNGGGGVRVQGIDVGHALTDFSFTIEPKGDQESGFNNLRWSLYTESGQQKFEIGLRSNGNADCDAVDDTTKSVDLNVYYSDDGHSSYQAWSGTAPIDCSVDEDGDDDPEARITLDLVDADTDDQNLTYSKVDPSSLTHYKNDFSKNDLQPIGNLSDHPGAASEGNHAVRSYDPAVPALDTEVIDFVVAHYFAELGPTFELRIADQQSGGAAGVDEDASGGVIEYDGGDRVVTYLHITENGIAVRFE; encoded by the coding sequence ATGAGTTCGCCGTCGGCGAGTGGACGGTCTATCGGGGCTGCGCGCGGGGAAGCGTCGGTCATCGGGGTCGTCCTGCTCCTCGGGTTGACGCTGCTCGGGACGACCGCGGTGGTGGCCCTCGGGTCGGTGGCACTGGAGGACACGCAACAGCGGTCCGAACTCCAGCGAGGGGAACATGCGATGGCACAGTTCGACTCGCGGGCCGCGCAGGTCGCACTGGGCGACAGTACCACGCAGACGGTGTCGTTCGCCGGCGGCAGGGGGGAGTACTCGACGGACCCGACGGCCGGCCGTATCACCATCACGCACGCCAACTACGACGGGGGAGTCGACAACGGGTCGACCGACGAGGACGAGGAGTTGTACTCCGGGACGCTCGGGACCGTCACCTACCGCAACGGCGACACCGTCATCGCCTACCAGGGCGGCGGCGTCTGGCGGAAGGCCGGGGCGGAGGGGACGCAGATGGTCTCCCCGCCCGAGTTCCACTACCGCGGGGGGACGCTGACCCTTCCCGTCATCCAAGTCACCGAGGGTGGCGGCGGCGCGGGCCAGGTGCGAGCCGTCGTCGAGAAGTCCGCGCCCGTCTCCGTGCAGTACCCCAACGGCACTGCCACCTACGACGACGGGACGCAAACCTACGGTAACCCGCTCTCGGAGGGGTACGTCGTCGTCACCATCGAGAGCGAGTTCTACGACGGGTGGGCGGAGTACTTCCGCGACCGGACTGACGGCAATGTCACCGAACACCCCGCCGACGAGAAGGTCACGCTGGAACTCACCACGAAGGGGTCGACTGGGAAGTTCTCGATGCCGAGCGACCAGAGCAACGGCGGCGGCGGCGTCCGCGTCCAGGGTATCGACGTGGGCCACGCGCTGACGGATTTCTCGTTCACCATCGAACCGAAGGGGGACCAGGAGTCGGGCTTCAACAACCTCCGCTGGTCGCTGTACACCGAGAGCGGCCAGCAGAAGTTCGAGATTGGACTCAGGAGCAACGGCAACGCGGACTGTGACGCCGTCGATGACACGACGAAGTCCGTCGACCTCAACGTCTACTACAGTGATGACGGACACTCCTCGTATCAGGCCTGGAGCGGGACGGCCCCCATCGACTGTAGTGTCGACGAGGACGGAGACGACGACCCGGAGGCGCGTATCACGCTTGACCTCGTGGACGCCGACACGGACGACCAGAACCTGACGTACAGCAAGGTCGATCCCAGTTCGCTCACCCACTACAAGAACGATTTCAGCAAGAACGACCTCCAGCCGATCGGTAACCTCAGTGACCACCCGGGTGCGGCTTCCGAAGGCAACCACGCCGTCCGGTCGTACGATCCGGCGGTTCCCGCCCTCGACACCGAAGTCATCGACTTCGTCGTCGCCCACTACTTCGCGGAACTCGGTCCCACGTTCGAACTCCGAATCGCGGACCAGCAGAGCGGCGGGGCCGCCGGGGTGGACGAGGACGCCTCCGGCGGAGTCATCGAGTACGACGGTGGCGACCGCGTCGTGACGTACCTCCACATCACGGAGAACGGCATCGCGGTCCGATTCGAGTAG
- a CDS encoding PAS domain S-box protein encodes MAEQNASDANRGADRPGADAIRLLYVDDDPAYLDTARAFLEREYADVVVDAVTDAATALDRLDGADCVVSDYEMPGMDGIEFLRAVRVRDPTLPFVLFTGRGGATVERAAREAGATDYLRKGGGTAALETLGQRLREAVASARVRTTGPSPGDGETRPGGGFYRTLVEQNLVGIYLIQNDRFRYVNPRLAELFGYEQSELLDGISPADLVSESYRDVVRSRLRDRLEGRVSDAQYVFEGLRKDGSTLFVEVHGSYVEYEGAPAVLGSLIDVTEREERREELLRYREMLEAIGDGLYLLDLDGRLIDCNAAVESITGYDRTTLLGEHVSLVLDGTEVERIETVIHDLMESGATHRVTQTQVVIVRRDGERVPCELTLSFLPRGPEGKLRGTVGILRNVSERRQRERRYEAIFDQTYQFTGLLSPDGTLLEANETALAFGGLTREAVVGKPIWETGWFADDDATQAMLRDLVEQAAGGEFVRREVEVHGPTDVVTTDFSIKPVTDENGEVDLLIPEARDITERVRIERELRESRRQYSTLLSNLPGMAYRCTNEPDWPMEFVSDGSRELAGYPPRAIEAGDPTWGEVVHPDDREAVWETVQTALDRRHPFELTYRIRTSAGEVRWVWEQGQGVFDDGEVRALEGFIADITQRHRMERELRAGERALRRLADVASRMDLTFDEKLPRILVIGCERLGMDNGHLTRVSEAADEREVVATSGDHELTPSGVTSLSTTPCARTVAARSVHSVHDAARLTDGGDRWGSLGSYIGVPMVTDDEVVGTLCFVSDAPRETFSDAEQTFVSLMLQWIRFEVERETHERRLRRENERLEDFASIVSHDLRNPLDVVSLNLDLARRDEDLTRLDAIERATRRMNGLIDDLLTLTRQGRVVGKTTLVDLERVARAAWESVDTRGATLEIAPDVGSVPADEARLLRVFENLFRNAVEHAGDVTVRVGPLSGGFYVEDDGPGIPPEEREAVFDHGHTTRQGGTGLGLAIVRDIVEAHSWAVAATEGETGGARFEVVDDRPSLPTGDDVLG; translated from the coding sequence ATGGCCGAGCAGAACGCCTCCGACGCGAATCGCGGGGCTGACCGGCCGGGAGCGGACGCGATTCGCCTCCTCTACGTCGACGACGACCCCGCGTACCTCGACACCGCGCGGGCCTTCCTCGAACGCGAGTACGCCGACGTGGTCGTCGACGCGGTCACCGACGCCGCCACCGCTCTCGACCGACTCGACGGCGCCGACTGCGTGGTGAGCGACTACGAGATGCCCGGGATGGACGGCATCGAGTTCCTCCGGGCGGTCCGTGTCAGGGACCCGACGCTCCCGTTCGTGCTGTTCACGGGGCGCGGCGGGGCGACCGTCGAACGGGCCGCCCGCGAGGCCGGAGCGACCGACTACCTCCGGAAGGGCGGGGGCACGGCGGCGCTCGAGACGCTCGGCCAGCGACTCCGCGAGGCCGTCGCCAGCGCCCGGGTCAGGACGACTGGCCCGTCTCCGGGAGACGGCGAGACACGACCGGGCGGCGGCTTCTATCGCACCCTCGTCGAGCAGAATCTCGTCGGCATCTACCTCATCCAGAACGACCGGTTCCGGTACGTCAACCCCCGGCTCGCGGAACTGTTCGGCTACGAGCAGTCCGAACTGCTGGACGGTATCTCGCCCGCGGACCTCGTCTCCGAGTCCTACCGCGACGTCGTCAGGAGCCGGCTCCGCGACCGCCTCGAAGGGCGGGTTTCCGACGCCCAGTACGTCTTCGAGGGACTCCGCAAGGACGGGTCGACGCTCTTCGTGGAGGTCCACGGGAGCTACGTCGAGTACGAGGGCGCCCCCGCCGTCCTCGGGTCGCTCATCGACGTGACCGAACGCGAGGAGCGCCGCGAGGAACTGCTCCGCTACCGGGAGATGCTCGAGGCCATCGGCGACGGCCTCTACCTCCTCGACCTCGATGGCCGCCTCATCGACTGCAACGCCGCCGTCGAGAGCATCACGGGCTACGACCGGACGACCCTCCTCGGCGAACACGTCTCGCTGGTCCTCGACGGCACGGAGGTCGAGCGTATCGAGACGGTCATCCACGACCTGATGGAGAGCGGGGCGACCCACCGGGTCACCCAGACGCAGGTCGTCATCGTCCGCCGGGACGGCGAACGGGTCCCCTGTGAACTCACCCTCTCGTTCCTCCCGCGGGGTCCCGAGGGGAAACTGCGGGGCACCGTCGGCATCCTCCGGAACGTCTCCGAGCGCCGACAGCGCGAGCGCCGCTACGAGGCCATCTTCGACCAGACCTACCAGTTCACCGGGTTGCTCTCGCCCGACGGCACCCTGCTGGAGGCCAACGAGACGGCGCTCGCGTTCGGCGGCCTCACGCGCGAGGCCGTCGTCGGCAAGCCCATCTGGGAGACGGGATGGTTCGCGGACGACGACGCGACGCAGGCGATGTTGCGCGACCTGGTCGAGCAGGCCGCGGGCGGCGAGTTCGTCCGCCGCGAGGTCGAAGTCCACGGGCCGACCGACGTGGTGACGACCGACTTCTCCATCAAGCCGGTCACGGACGAGAACGGCGAGGTGGACCTGCTCATCCCGGAGGCGCGCGACATCACCGAGCGGGTCCGCATCGAACGGGAACTCCGCGAGAGCCGCCGGCAGTACTCCACGCTGCTCTCGAACCTGCCGGGGATGGCCTACCGCTGTACGAACGAACCCGACTGGCCGATGGAGTTCGTCAGCGACGGGAGCCGCGAACTCGCGGGCTACCCCCCGCGGGCCATCGAGGCCGGCGACCCGACGTGGGGGGAGGTCGTCCACCCCGACGACCGCGAGGCCGTCTGGGAGACCGTCCAGACCGCGCTCGACCGCCGACACCCGTTCGAACTGACCTATCGCATCCGAACGAGCGCGGGCGAGGTGCGCTGGGTCTGGGAGCAGGGACAGGGGGTGTTCGACGACGGCGAGGTCCGGGCGCTCGAGGGGTTCATCGCCGACATCACCCAGCGCCACCGGATGGAGCGGGAACTCCGGGCGGGCGAACGCGCCCTCCGTCGTCTCGCGGACGTCGCCTCGCGCATGGACCTCACGTTCGACGAGAAGCTCCCTCGCATCCTCGTCATCGGCTGTGAACGGCTGGGGATGGACAACGGGCACCTGACGCGGGTCAGCGAGGCCGCCGACGAACGGGAGGTGGTCGCCACCAGCGGCGACCACGAACTGACCCCGTCGGGGGTGACGTCCCTCTCGACGACGCCCTGCGCCCGGACGGTCGCCGCGCGCTCGGTCCACAGCGTCCACGACGCGGCCCGACTCACCGACGGAGGCGACCGATGGGGGTCGCTCGGGTCGTACATCGGCGTGCCGATGGTGACCGACGACGAGGTGGTCGGGACGCTCTGTTTCGTCAGCGACGCCCCCCGAGAGACGTTCAGCGACGCCGAACAGACGTTCGTGAGCCTGATGCTCCAGTGGATTCGTTTCGAGGTCGAACGCGAGACCCACGAGCGTCGGCTACGCCGTGAGAACGAGCGACTGGAGGACTTCGCGAGCATCGTCAGCCACGACCTGCGCAATCCGCTGGACGTCGTCTCGCTGAACCTCGACCTCGCCCGTCGCGACGAGGACCTCACCCGACTCGACGCCATCGAGCGGGCGACCCGGCGGATGAACGGCCTCATCGACGACCTGCTCACCCTCACCCGCCAGGGACGGGTCGTCGGCAAGACGACCCTCGTCGACCTGGAACGGGTCGCCCGAGCGGCCTGGGAGAGCGTCGACACCCGCGGGGCGACGCTGGAGATCGCCCCCGACGTCGGGTCGGTTCCGGCCGACGAGGCACGACTGCTCCGGGTCTTCGAGAACCTGTTTCGCAACGCGGTCGAACACGCCGGGGACGTGACCGTGCGGGTGGGACCGCTCTCCGGCGGGTTCTACGTCGAGGACGACGGGCCCGGCATTCCGCCCGAGGAGCGCGAGGCGGTGTTCGACCACGGCCACACCACCCGGCAGGGCGGCACCGGCCTCGGCCTCGCCATCGTCCGCGACATCGTCGAGGCCCACTCGTGGGCCGTCGCCGCCACCGAGGGCGAGACGGGCGGCGCGCGGTTCGAGGTGGTCGACGACCGGCCGTCGCTCCCGACGGGGGACGACGTGCTCGGGTGA
- a CDS encoding response regulator, with product MKQHDYGGDHIPSDELFAALADRNRRKVLFHLRQNRLATTEELAAIAAEDDETTTRDHLLDDHLPMLEDIGLVSYDRFADQVELTANPDEVGAWLDLAMRRDLKTAQRATNVPRPTATRPRPESDDDRIHVLLVDDSMDFVSAMGDLLEREHDDLSVATATSAPDAFTVLKSEPVDCVVSDYKMPGIDGIEFLDAVGEEYPDVSFILLTNKGSEQAAGEAIAIGASDFVRKETTPEGYDRLARSIRDAVAGDE from the coding sequence ATGAAACAGCACGACTACGGTGGCGACCACATCCCGAGCGACGAACTCTTCGCGGCACTCGCCGACCGGAACCGGCGGAAGGTCCTGTTCCACCTCCGACAGAACCGGCTCGCGACTACCGAAGAACTGGCCGCCATCGCGGCCGAGGACGACGAAACGACGACCCGCGACCACCTCCTCGACGACCACCTCCCCATGCTGGAGGACATCGGTCTCGTCTCCTACGACCGGTTCGCGGACCAGGTCGAACTGACCGCCAACCCCGACGAGGTGGGGGCGTGGCTCGACCTCGCGATGCGCCGTGACCTGAAGACCGCCCAGCGAGCGACGAACGTCCCCCGTCCGACGGCGACCAGGCCGCGACCGGAGTCGGACGACGACCGCATCCACGTCCTGCTGGTCGACGACTCGATGGACTTCGTGAGCGCGATGGGCGACCTCCTCGAACGCGAACACGACGACCTCTCGGTCGCGACGGCGACCAGCGCCCCCGACGCGTTCACCGTCCTGAAGAGTGAACCCGTCGACTGCGTGGTGAGCGACTACAAGATGCCCGGCATCGACGGCATCGAGTTCCTCGACGCCGTCGGCGAGGAGTACCCCGACGTCTCGTTCATCCTCCTGACGAACAAGGGGAGCGAGCAGGCGGCGGGCGAGGCCATCGCCATCGGGGCCAGCGACTTCGTCCGCAAGGAGACGACGCCCGAGGGGTACGACCGACTCGCCCGGTCCATCCGCGACGCGGTGGCCGGAGACGAGTAA
- a CDS encoding DUF7289 family protein produces the protein MDSRGVSDVVAFVLVFSLIAATTGVVYAVGFTGLESARNAERVDNAERAFEVLGDNMADIYREGAPSRKTEIKLADAGLSFGETTSMNVSIENDTDEAGEQIYYEANLQPVVFSAAGTDLVYEGGAVVRSADGYARMVTKPPLLFSDQVVVLSYVVTSNTGQSSVTGDATALVRGVRTGQALLVQNNSNPKMTLRIETTTPRAAMWERYINDRVTWAGADWTPADPLCTTTYLGGGRSEVVCTVKSDSLYLTSTGIDVELTV, from the coding sequence ATGGATAGCCGCGGCGTGAGCGACGTGGTCGCGTTCGTCCTCGTGTTCTCGCTCATCGCGGCGACGACGGGCGTCGTCTACGCTGTCGGGTTCACTGGACTCGAGAGCGCACGTAACGCCGAACGCGTCGACAACGCCGAACGGGCGTTCGAGGTCCTCGGCGACAACATGGCCGACATCTACCGCGAGGGCGCACCCAGCCGCAAGACCGAGATCAAACTCGCAGATGCCGGCCTCTCGTTCGGCGAGACGACGTCCATGAACGTCTCCATCGAGAACGACACCGACGAAGCCGGGGAACAGATATACTACGAGGCCAACCTCCAGCCGGTGGTGTTCTCGGCGGCGGGGACGGACCTCGTCTACGAGGGAGGGGCGGTCGTCCGGTCGGCCGACGGCTATGCCCGGATGGTCACCAAACCACCGCTTCTGTTCAGTGACCAGGTAGTCGTTCTCTCGTACGTCGTCACCAGCAACACGGGACAGTCGTCGGTGACCGGCGACGCGACGGCGCTGGTCCGTGGGGTCAGAACGGGCCAGGCGTTGCTCGTGCAAAACAACTCGAACCCGAAGATGACCCTCCGCATCGAGACGACCACCCCGCGGGCGGCCATGTGGGAGCGGTACATCAACGACCGGGTGACGTGGGCTGGAGCAGACTGGACTCCCGCCGACCCGCTCTGCACGACGACGTACCTCGGCGGCGGTCGCAGCGAGGTGGTCTGCACCGTCAAGTCCGACTCGCTCTACCTCACCTCGACGGGTATCGACGTGGAACTGACCGTCTGA